Proteins encoded together in one Terriglobus saanensis SP1PR4 window:
- a CDS encoding lactonase family protein, producing the protein MIQRRTFLRSLSVAPFVAKAALAKKSSSAKSKSTRILIGTNGHGAGNGIFIADWNVATGELGEITLAAEVANPTFLALHKQGAQGFVYAVNEGGHGGIKGITAFATVAGAKTLKQLNQVDTEGNGPTHISVTPDGNSVFVANYGGGSASSFHVRPDGSLSPAVSHFQYEGSGPNKERQMHSFAHCVMPSPDGRYLLVNDLGLDCIHTYRVNPATAELTPTEPPAWIGRPGTGPRHTAFSPDAKFLYSVNELDSTVDILAWDASTGTLTSKGFVSTLPAGFPPNTAFAGEITVSQDGKFVYVGNRVADDTIAVFDRDRKTGLLTLKQNSVNGGKNPRHITLDPTDRWLLISDQDSGTIVIHERNRTTGELSAPVHTYPVKSKPMCIVFA; encoded by the coding sequence ATGATTCAGCGACGCACCTTCCTCCGCTCACTCTCTGTTGCACCCTTTGTCGCCAAAGCAGCCCTGGCGAAAAAGTCTTCCTCCGCTAAATCCAAGTCAACGCGCATTCTCATCGGCACGAACGGACACGGCGCAGGAAATGGAATTTTTATCGCGGATTGGAACGTTGCCACGGGTGAACTCGGCGAAATCACGTTGGCAGCGGAAGTCGCCAACCCAACGTTTTTGGCCCTCCACAAACAGGGCGCACAGGGTTTCGTCTATGCCGTGAACGAAGGTGGACATGGCGGCATTAAGGGCATCACTGCCTTCGCTACGGTAGCTGGCGCTAAGACACTCAAGCAGCTGAACCAGGTGGACACCGAGGGGAATGGACCTACGCACATCTCCGTCACCCCGGATGGAAACAGCGTGTTTGTTGCGAACTACGGTGGCGGCAGCGCGAGTTCCTTCCACGTAAGGCCGGACGGTTCCCTTTCGCCTGCGGTCTCGCACTTCCAATACGAAGGCAGTGGCCCCAATAAGGAGCGCCAGATGCACTCCTTCGCGCATTGCGTCATGCCCTCGCCCGACGGACGCTATCTTCTGGTGAACGATCTTGGCCTCGATTGCATCCACACTTACCGCGTCAATCCCGCCACGGCTGAACTGACGCCCACCGAGCCGCCCGCGTGGATTGGCCGACCCGGCACGGGTCCGCGCCACACCGCCTTCAGCCCGGACGCGAAGTTTCTTTACAGTGTGAATGAGCTGGATTCGACGGTCGACATCCTGGCCTGGGATGCAAGCACCGGAACCCTGACCTCGAAGGGCTTCGTCTCTACTCTTCCGGCTGGCTTTCCTCCGAACACCGCCTTCGCGGGCGAAATCACGGTCTCGCAGGATGGCAAATTTGTCTACGTAGGCAATCGCGTTGCGGACGACACAATTGCGGTCTTTGATCGCGATCGCAAAACGGGCTTGCTGACGCTAAAGCAGAACTCCGTCAATGGTGGAAAGAACCCCCGCCACATCACGCTCGACCCGACCGACCGTTGGCTGCTCATCTCCGACCAGGACAGCGGTACCATCGTGATTCATGAGCGAAATCGGACAACCGGGGAACTTTCGGCACCGGTCCATACGTATCCAGTAAAGAGCAAGCCGATGTGCATAGTCTTCGCATAA
- a CDS encoding transporter substrate-binding domain-containing protein produces the protein MRAVSLLLLAVCSSLTLGAQQTLQKVRAAGVLTCGVIAEDAEYNTEDDHGSRGGFDLDLCKAVAVAALGEKAQTKVITFLDDKSGVDALIAGKIDLIATLSADFSHTTNASLGESAPVLYDGVGFLVLRKSGIAHAADLTHRKVCFLAETNVETALQAWFTRQHLDLLPFPFQEEGEMEAAYITKNCAAIAGDLTRLAQTRASFETQAPDHMILPEVIAADPLAFAYRSSDPQWGRIVDWTAQVLFHGEALGVTSANIDISAKSADPAVRHLLGATHAVGTPLGLSEDWAASVLRSVGNYREVFDRTFGEASTLSLTRGRNRLTSEGGLILPLPLK, from the coding sequence ATGCGCGCTGTTTCACTTCTTTTGCTCGCCGTTTGCAGTTCACTCACCCTCGGCGCACAACAGACCCTCCAGAAAGTACGCGCTGCGGGCGTTCTAACCTGCGGCGTGATCGCTGAAGACGCGGAGTACAACACCGAAGACGATCATGGAAGCCGTGGCGGATTCGATCTCGATCTCTGCAAGGCAGTCGCAGTGGCGGCTCTGGGTGAAAAGGCTCAGACGAAGGTCATTACCTTTCTCGATGACAAGAGCGGAGTTGACGCATTAATTGCGGGCAAGATCGACCTCATTGCAACCCTAAGCGCTGACTTCAGCCACACAACGAACGCTAGTCTGGGTGAGAGCGCCCCTGTCCTGTACGACGGCGTCGGATTTCTTGTGCTGCGTAAATCCGGCATTGCACATGCCGCAGATCTCACCCACCGCAAAGTCTGCTTCCTCGCGGAGACAAATGTCGAGACCGCACTACAGGCGTGGTTTACCAGGCAGCATCTGGATCTCCTTCCCTTTCCCTTCCAGGAAGAAGGCGAGATGGAGGCCGCCTACATCACAAAGAACTGCGCCGCAATTGCGGGAGATCTAACCCGCCTTGCGCAGACGCGGGCTTCTTTCGAAACACAAGCTCCCGATCATATGATCCTGCCGGAGGTCATCGCGGCAGATCCCCTGGCGTTCGCCTACCGCAGCAGTGATCCACAGTGGGGCCGCATTGTGGACTGGACGGCGCAGGTTCTTTTCCACGGAGAAGCTCTTGGCGTAACCAGCGCCAATATAGACATCTCAGCCAAGTCTGCCGATCCGGCAGTGCGCCATCTTCTCGGTGCGACCCACGCGGTTGGAACGCCCCTCGGTCTGTCTGAAGATTGGGCCGCCTCTGTACTCCGTTCCGTAGGAAACTATCGTGAAGTCTTCGACCGGACGTTCGGCGAGGCGTCTACTCTGAGTCTTACGCGTGGCCGGAATCGTCTCACCAGCGAGGGCGGCCTGATTCTCCCTCTGCCGCTGAAGTAG
- a CDS encoding phospholipase C, with product MRVSTRATPRFLKFFSLPLLAYSVSASSQAREVELAPASSKQLKPYLIDPARQPAISQEAKLKLLRSKVKHVFILFQENRAFDFYFGTYPGAEGLFSHPADQTPGFTQPIVNVDGTIGSVTAFRIPTTVQDIHGKTVPLYPADIASVNHSHVGIARKLNLDANLVARNDLYAVTEEGITLTNGRPSKFPSLERKQFGELVMSHVDCDTVPFLWNYADRFTLFDQFFDTVIGPSGPNAVAMIAGQSGETQWMLHPELAEPKDGSALPMVANALPYWGSMLDLDHRMPQPTPSKRPLPNLTFATLPLSFMGDEIELTTSKDRDPALDLPDVKEDIAKIAGHGVAAVKWGWYQQGYDHEPTDVNEVASHKGYVIHHNGPAYFGYIANNPDVTKHLHGLAEFFDDVKSQRLPESGVFYVRGGYGNLKGTHPMDPNPRLAGIFSGNDDHPGYSDSQISQALLAEEINAIARSPYWKDSVILIAYDESDGLYDHTRPRVRSHDAAGLPLDQGPRIPSILISPYGVAHGISHQPAEHSSIIKMVDELFGLIPLADLPDEERGRQIGKDKFGQNDLGPADDKVPGVGDMLSGFDTLRLMGKRKPLPAEYAIIPDAELDAFPHRKGEGCKALGIQPTDFGKPNPVPADFNPRPDTSPGIPTSGNWIP from the coding sequence ATGCGCGTTTCAACCCGGGCGACCCCCCGGTTCCTCAAGTTCTTTTCCCTGCCTCTACTCGCTTACTCGGTCTCTGCATCCTCACAGGCTCGTGAAGTAGAACTTGCACCGGCTTCTAGCAAGCAGTTAAAGCCTTATCTTATCGATCCTGCCCGCCAGCCAGCGATTTCGCAGGAGGCAAAGCTGAAGCTTCTTCGCAGCAAAGTGAAGCATGTCTTCATCCTGTTCCAGGAAAATCGCGCCTTTGATTTCTACTTCGGAACCTATCCAGGAGCGGAGGGCCTCTTTTCCCATCCGGCAGACCAGACACCTGGATTTACCCAACCGATCGTCAACGTCGATGGAACCATTGGAAGCGTCACCGCCTTTCGCATTCCGACGACGGTCCAGGACATCCACGGCAAGACTGTTCCCCTCTATCCTGCAGACATTGCCTCGGTGAACCATAGCCATGTCGGCATCGCCAGGAAGCTCAATCTGGATGCCAATCTCGTGGCGCGCAACGATCTCTATGCCGTGACAGAAGAAGGCATCACCCTCACGAACGGCAGGCCCTCAAAGTTTCCCTCGCTTGAGCGAAAGCAGTTCGGAGAGCTCGTCATGTCGCACGTCGATTGCGATACCGTCCCCTTTCTCTGGAACTATGCCGACCGCTTCACGCTCTTCGACCAGTTCTTCGACACGGTCATCGGGCCCTCCGGACCGAACGCCGTCGCCATGATAGCGGGCCAGTCGGGAGAGACCCAGTGGATGCTGCATCCCGAACTGGCAGAGCCGAAGGACGGAAGCGCTCTCCCCATGGTGGCCAATGCCCTACCCTACTGGGGCTCCATGCTGGACCTGGACCATCGCATGCCCCAGCCGACACCTTCAAAGCGTCCTCTTCCGAACCTTACCTTCGCTACGCTCCCCCTATCGTTCATGGGAGATGAGATCGAGCTCACGACGTCAAAGGACCGCGATCCGGCGCTCGACCTTCCCGACGTCAAAGAAGACATCGCAAAGATCGCAGGCCACGGCGTAGCTGCAGTGAAGTGGGGCTGGTATCAGCAGGGATACGACCACGAGCCTACGGATGTGAACGAAGTGGCGTCGCATAAAGGCTATGTCATCCATCACAATGGCCCAGCCTACTTCGGATACATTGCGAACAATCCTGATGTGACGAAGCATCTGCATGGCCTCGCAGAGTTCTTCGACGATGTGAAGAGCCAGCGCCTTCCGGAAAGCGGCGTCTTCTACGTCCGGGGCGGATACGGCAATCTGAAGGGCACCCATCCGATGGATCCTAACCCTCGCCTTGCAGGAATCTTCAGCGGCAACGACGATCATCCCGGATACTCCGACTCGCAGATCTCCCAGGCGCTCCTGGCCGAAGAGATCAACGCGATCGCGCGCAGCCCGTATTGGAAAGACTCCGTCATTCTGATTGCGTACGACGAATCCGACGGTCTCTATGACCACACGCGCCCCAGGGTGCGCTCGCACGATGCGGCAGGCCTCCCGCTCGATCAGGGCCCACGCATTCCTTCCATTCTCATCTCGCCCTACGGCGTGGCGCATGGCATCTCGCACCAACCTGCGGAACATAGTTCAATCATCAAAATGGTGGATGAGTTGTTTGGCCTGATCCCACTGGCCGATCTCCCCGATGAAGAGCGCGGCCGCCAGATTGGCAAGGACAAATTCGGCCAGAACGACTTGGGACCGGCAGACGACAAGGTCCCCGGCGTAGGCGATATGCTCTCCGGCTTTGACACCCTTCGTCTCATGGGCAAGCGCAAGCCATTGCCTGCGGAGTACGCCATCATTCCGGATGCAGAGCTCGATGCCTTCCCGCATAGGAAGGGAGAAGGCTGCAAAGCGCTCGGTATCCAGCCAACAGACTTTGGCAAACCGAATCCGGTACCCGCAGACTTCAATCCCCGTCCGGATACTTCGCCAGGCATCCCAACCTCCGGAAACTGGATTCCATAA
- a CDS encoding alpha-L-arabinofuranosidase A, which produces MFRLMATSLLCGSVAMSAQTAKLTVDTSTAVATVSPTLYGLMTEEINYSYDGGLYAEMVQNRSFKRSWQGYESWTVIARGTAQAKIERGATGPSSALPKSMMLKIDPSAGPYEAGIANSGYWGMAVRPSSTYSGSFYAMATGVGSARARLISDVTGATLAEAMIPLSDGDWQKHTYTMKTSASVKPGKENHLEITFEHPGTVCLQLVSLMPPTFHDRPNGNRPDLMEMMAAMKPHFLRLPGGNYLEGDTIRERFNWKETIGPLVDRPTHRGPWNYQSSDGMGLLEFLEWCEDLKIEPVLAVYAGYSLHGESVVGKELEPFIQDALDEIEYVTGDASTKWGAVRVQDGHPVPFPLHYIEIGNEDTFDKSGSYEERFARFSKSIRSKYPQYKLIATTPVKESVPDVVDDHYYLTPDGFFEILHKYDTMDRKGPKIFVGEWATRTGTPTPDFGAALGDAAWMTSMERNSDLIVMASYAPLFTNVNPGGMQWSTDLIGYDALRAYGSPSYYAQVLFGSHLGDHTVKSDASGVNARFSWSATVSTEDRVLHLKLVNASDAAQPLVLDLRGAKSGSAALYSLHAATRWATNSIEHPDAIKPIVSKVSVTPGNWNRAVAANTIEVIDIPLQ; this is translated from the coding sequence ATGTTCCGTCTTATGGCTACCTCTCTTCTTTGCGGTTCTGTTGCGATGTCCGCACAGACTGCGAAACTTACGGTGGATACGAGCACTGCTGTGGCCACCGTAAGCCCAACTCTGTACGGCCTCATGACCGAAGAGATCAACTACTCTTATGACGGTGGCCTGTATGCGGAGATGGTGCAGAACCGCTCATTCAAAAGAAGCTGGCAGGGCTACGAGTCCTGGACCGTCATTGCGCGCGGAACCGCTCAGGCCAAAATCGAAAGGGGCGCTACCGGGCCAAGTTCGGCACTCCCGAAGAGCATGATGCTCAAGATCGACCCAAGCGCAGGCCCGTATGAGGCTGGTATAGCCAATAGTGGTTATTGGGGTATGGCGGTGCGGCCTTCCTCGACGTATAGCGGATCGTTCTACGCGATGGCAACGGGAGTTGGTTCGGCGCGGGCGCGACTGATCTCCGATGTGACGGGTGCAACGCTGGCCGAGGCGATGATTCCGTTGTCGGACGGTGATTGGCAGAAGCATACCTACACCATGAAAACGTCGGCTTCGGTGAAGCCAGGGAAAGAGAATCACCTGGAGATTACCTTCGAGCACCCCGGAACGGTGTGCCTGCAGTTGGTCTCTCTTATGCCGCCGACGTTTCATGACCGGCCCAACGGCAACCGTCCGGACCTGATGGAGATGATGGCGGCCATGAAGCCACACTTCCTTCGTCTTCCCGGTGGGAACTACCTGGAGGGGGATACGATTCGCGAGCGGTTCAATTGGAAAGAGACGATTGGTCCGTTGGTTGACCGTCCCACCCATCGTGGTCCGTGGAACTATCAGTCCAGTGACGGGATGGGCCTGCTGGAGTTTCTGGAGTGGTGCGAAGACCTGAAGATCGAGCCGGTGCTCGCGGTCTATGCAGGATATTCGCTGCACGGTGAGTCGGTTGTGGGCAAGGAACTGGAGCCTTTTATCCAGGACGCTTTGGACGAGATCGAATACGTCACCGGAGATGCCAGTACGAAGTGGGGCGCTGTCCGCGTGCAGGATGGTCATCCCGTGCCGTTTCCGTTGCACTACATCGAGATCGGCAATGAGGACACCTTCGACAAATCGGGGAGCTACGAAGAGCGGTTTGCTCGCTTCTCGAAAAGCATCCGGAGCAAGTATCCGCAGTACAAACTCATTGCGACCACGCCTGTGAAGGAGTCGGTTCCAGACGTCGTGGACGATCACTATTACCTGACGCCTGACGGCTTCTTCGAAATCCTGCACAAGTACGACACCATGGATCGCAAGGGACCGAAGATCTTCGTGGGCGAGTGGGCGACCCGCACGGGTACGCCCACGCCGGACTTCGGCGCCGCCCTTGGGGATGCGGCCTGGATGACAAGTATGGAGCGGAACAGCGACTTGATCGTCATGGCGAGCTATGCGCCACTCTTCACGAATGTAAATCCCGGCGGCATGCAATGGTCTACCGATTTGATTGGTTATGACGCTCTGCGGGCTTACGGATCGCCAAGTTACTACGCGCAGGTGCTTTTCGGAAGTCACCTTGGCGATCACACGGTGAAGTCCGATGCTTCCGGAGTGAATGCACGATTCTCCTGGTCCGCGACGGTATCGACGGAGGACAGGGTCTTGCATCTGAAACTTGTAAATGCCTCCGATGCAGCGCAGCCGCTTGTCCTCGATCTGAGGGGGGCGAAGTCAGGATCTGCTGCTCTGTATTCATTACACGCGGCAACACGGTGGGCGACCAATTCGATCGAGCATCCGGACGCGATCAAGCCGATTGTGAGTAAGGTCTCTGTAACGCCCGGCAACTGGAATCGTGCAGTCGCCGCCAATACGATTGAGGTCATCGATATTCCGCTCCAATAG
- a CDS encoding L-ribulose-5-phosphate 4-epimerase, with the protein MLERLKEETLEANLEVVKRGLVLYTFGNASGIDRDAGLVVIKPSGVDYDELKPSHMVVTDMEGNIVEGDLRPSSDLKTHLALYKAFTEIGGVVHTHSEHATAWAQAGRDIPAFGTTHADYFHGPVPCTRPLTDDEVNGEYVLNTGLAIIERFKGIDPLAIPGVLVGGHAPFAWGRTPHDAAHNAVVLEAVAKMAFMTVLLNSECGVTSALLDRHYFRKHGAKATYGQN; encoded by the coding sequence GTGCTAGAGCGCTTGAAAGAAGAGACGTTGGAGGCAAACCTCGAGGTAGTCAAGCGAGGTCTTGTTCTCTATACCTTTGGTAATGCGAGCGGCATCGATCGCGATGCCGGGTTGGTCGTCATCAAGCCGAGCGGCGTGGACTATGACGAGCTTAAACCGTCGCATATGGTCGTTACCGACATGGAAGGGAACATCGTTGAAGGAGATCTTCGGCCTTCAAGTGATTTGAAGACGCACCTCGCGCTGTACAAAGCATTTACGGAAATCGGCGGGGTGGTTCACACGCATAGCGAGCATGCCACGGCGTGGGCGCAGGCAGGCCGCGATATTCCTGCCTTCGGAACGACGCATGCCGATTATTTCCATGGGCCCGTTCCGTGTACACGTCCTCTGACAGATGACGAGGTGAACGGAGAATATGTCCTCAACACGGGACTCGCGATCATTGAGCGATTCAAGGGAATCGATCCGCTGGCGATACCGGGTGTGCTGGTTGGCGGGCACGCTCCGTTTGCGTGGGGCAGAACTCCGCATGATGCGGCGCACAATGCTGTGGTGTTGGAGGCCGTGGCGAAGATGGCCTTCATGACCGTGCTCCTCAACTCGGAGTGCGGCGTGACCTCGGCTTTGCTCGATCGACATTACTTCCGCAAGCACGGTGCAAAAGCAACCTACGGACAGAATTAG
- a CDS encoding ribulokinase, translating to MAIVAGADFGTLSVRVTLLDSEHGRIGTAAAEYPLHRKREDPDYATQSHFDQMEALVKATKDVLAQTGIAGDQVIALALDTTGSSVIMVDEHLQPLDEYYLWCDHRAHREAQQITITAHEMGLEAIEWCGGVYSHEWGWAKLLHWLRHSTEEKRAKFATALEHCDMVAATLTGVTSPASLKRSVCAMGHKWMWNPRWGGLPPEDFLVAVDPLLRGVREKISGEYLTSDHIYGGLAQAWAEKMGLKAGIPIPVGAFDAHWDALGAGCKPGDVVNVVGTSTCIIATSEETKLVPGVCGVVPGSVDPTLTGIEAGLSAVGDIFEAIARRAGVKVKDLAASLGEYKAGQTGLLRLSWDNGDRTVLVNPELGGITLGWNLIHTAQDELYAAIEGTAFHTRIVLERMAEYGVPVERVINAGGIPQNNVVLNQIYADVLNKPVLVPNGVPTSLGSGIVALTVAGVFPSIAAAQEKLCLPFQMYLPQPTAVATYEQLYQLYRKVYFALGSKEAAGVPLGEILPELRRIAKEARTKPPTL from the coding sequence ATGGCGATTGTTGCGGGAGCGGATTTTGGAACGCTGAGCGTTCGTGTAACGCTGCTTGATTCTGAGCACGGACGGATAGGCACCGCTGCGGCGGAGTATCCGCTGCACCGTAAACGGGAAGACCCGGACTACGCCACACAGTCGCACTTCGACCAGATGGAAGCTCTTGTGAAGGCGACGAAAGATGTTCTGGCACAGACCGGGATCGCCGGCGATCAGGTGATTGCGCTGGCACTGGACACGACGGGGTCGAGTGTCATCATGGTGGATGAACATCTGCAACCGCTCGATGAGTACTACCTGTGGTGCGACCATCGCGCCCATCGCGAGGCTCAGCAGATCACGATCACCGCCCACGAGATGGGCCTTGAGGCCATCGAGTGGTGCGGTGGAGTTTACTCGCATGAATGGGGATGGGCGAAACTGCTGCATTGGCTCAGGCACTCTACTGAAGAGAAGCGCGCCAAGTTTGCAACCGCGCTGGAGCACTGCGATATGGTGGCTGCGACCCTGACCGGCGTCACGTCTCCTGCTTCTCTTAAGCGCTCTGTCTGCGCCATGGGACACAAGTGGATGTGGAACCCGCGATGGGGAGGGTTGCCGCCGGAGGACTTTCTGGTTGCGGTCGATCCTCTCCTTCGAGGGGTGAGAGAGAAGATCTCCGGCGAATACCTGACATCGGACCACATCTATGGCGGTCTTGCTCAGGCCTGGGCCGAGAAGATGGGATTGAAGGCCGGCATTCCAATCCCCGTGGGCGCGTTCGACGCGCATTGGGATGCTCTGGGTGCGGGATGCAAGCCGGGCGATGTAGTGAATGTGGTGGGGACATCCACCTGTATCATCGCAACCTCTGAAGAGACGAAGCTCGTTCCGGGAGTCTGCGGAGTGGTTCCCGGCAGCGTGGATCCAACGCTCACGGGGATAGAGGCCGGGCTTTCGGCGGTTGGCGATATTTTTGAAGCGATTGCACGGCGCGCGGGTGTCAAGGTCAAGGACCTTGCGGCTTCGCTCGGAGAGTACAAGGCGGGCCAGACGGGCTTGCTACGTCTTAGCTGGGACAACGGGGATCGCACAGTATTGGTGAACCCCGAACTCGGCGGCATCACCCTGGGGTGGAATCTGATTCACACTGCGCAGGACGAACTCTATGCAGCCATCGAGGGAACGGCGTTCCATACGCGCATCGTTCTGGAGCGAATGGCCGAGTACGGTGTACCTGTGGAACGTGTGATCAATGCTGGAGGCATTCCACAGAACAACGTGGTTCTCAACCAAATCTACGCGGATGTTTTGAACAAACCTGTGCTGGTACCGAACGGCGTTCCGACCAGTCTGGGGTCGGGGATTGTAGCTCTTACTGTCGCTGGGGTATTTCCTTCGATTGCTGCAGCGCAAGAGAAGTTATGTTTGCCGTTTCAGATGTATCTGCCTCAACCGACCGCAGTCGCGACGTACGAACAGCTCTATCAGCTTTATCGAAAGGTTTACTTCGCGCTGGGCTCCAAGGAAGCCGCCGGCGTTCCGCTCGGAGAAATACTTCCGGAGCTGCGTCGCATTGCCAAAGAGGCGAGAACGAAACCTCCGACCCTCTAA